From a region of the Gemmatimonas aurantiaca genome:
- a CDS encoding SDR family oxidoreductase encodes MDLDIRGKVALVCGGSRGIAYAAAEEFAREGCAVVICARDADALAAATVKLEALGASVLAIEADLSTEAGIAKVVDHTKARFGHVDILVCNTGGPQTGAAMAHDWSAWQKAGELLLRSVVELTRAFVPGMRERGWGRVVAITSLAVKRPQTSLVLSNSMRAAVTGYLRTLADEVAKDGVTVNTVLPGFTATERLDALANATSSRTGASRESVFAGWEAETPVGRLGRPDELGAVIAFLCSARAGFVTGQAILVDGGAVKSLL; translated from the coding sequence GTGGATCTCGATATCAGGGGCAAAGTCGCGCTGGTCTGTGGCGGCAGCCGCGGCATCGCCTACGCCGCGGCGGAGGAATTCGCGCGGGAAGGCTGCGCGGTGGTGATCTGCGCCCGTGATGCCGACGCCCTGGCGGCGGCGACTGTCAAACTCGAAGCCCTGGGCGCGAGCGTGCTGGCCATCGAAGCCGATCTGTCCACCGAAGCCGGCATCGCGAAGGTGGTCGATCACACCAAGGCGCGATTCGGACATGTGGACATCCTCGTGTGCAACACCGGCGGCCCGCAAACCGGCGCGGCCATGGCGCATGACTGGAGCGCCTGGCAGAAGGCCGGTGAACTGCTGCTGCGCAGTGTCGTCGAACTCACGCGGGCGTTTGTCCCGGGGATGCGTGAACGTGGGTGGGGACGGGTCGTGGCCATCACGTCACTGGCCGTGAAACGGCCGCAGACATCCCTCGTGCTCAGCAACAGCATGCGGGCGGCCGTGACCGGGTATCTGCGTACGCTGGCCGATGAAGTGGCGAAGGACGGTGTCACCGTGAACACCGTGCTGCCGGGCTTCACGGCCACCGAGCGTCTCGATGCCCTGGCCAACGCCACGTCGTCACGCACGGGGGCAAGCCGGGAGTCGGTGTTTGCCGGCTGGGAAGCGGAAACGCCCGTGGGGCGCCTGGGACGCCCCGATGAGTTGGGGGCCGTGATAGCTTTCCTCTGTTCCGCGCGAGCAGGGTTCGTGACGGGTCAGGCCATCCTCGTGGATGGCGGGGCCGTGAAGTCGCTGCTCTGA
- a CDS encoding GNAT family N-acetyltransferase: MNTSIVIRPATVADAETWSALARRVFFDTFGPTNDPDDLAVYMADAFTPAQQRAEIEDPARRCLLAECDGVLAGYVLLREGAREEAVVAERPVEIQRLYVDHAWHGHGVAQRLMAEALAHAAAVDADVVWLGVWEHNPRAIRFYEKHGFTKAGTHRFRLGRDVQRDYVMVRAV, from the coding sequence ATGAACACCTCGATTGTCATTCGCCCCGCCACTGTCGCCGATGCCGAAACATGGTCGGCGCTCGCCCGACGGGTTTTTTTCGACACGTTCGGCCCGACCAACGATCCCGACGATCTTGCGGTGTATATGGCCGACGCCTTCACGCCGGCGCAGCAGCGTGCCGAGATCGAGGATCCGGCGCGACGCTGTCTGCTCGCCGAATGTGACGGCGTGCTGGCGGGTTATGTGCTGCTGCGTGAGGGAGCGCGGGAAGAAGCCGTCGTGGCCGAGCGTCCCGTGGAGATCCAGCGGCTTTACGTGGATCATGCGTGGCATGGGCACGGCGTGGCGCAGCGGCTCATGGCGGAAGCGCTCGCGCATGCGGCGGCGGTCGACGCCGATGTGGTCTGGCTTGGTGTGTGGGAGCACAATCCGCGCGCCATCCGCTTCTACGAGAAACACGGCTTCACCAAAGCCGGCACCCATCGATTCCGGCTGGGGCGCGATGTGCAGCGGGACTATGTGATGGTGCGGGCGGTCTGA
- a CDS encoding sulfite oxidase produces the protein MTASLLVVRAHPLCAETPSEQLVRPLTPADSVYVRSNFDTPVLGPDHRIVVGGAVDTPLTFPVSALGAMPQHAVVMTLECAGNSRLGMTPVPPGEPWGFGAVSTTVWSGVPLCMVLERVGIHDEAVELLAVAADHGPRDDAEGDVRFARSLPIDVAMHPDTLIATHMAGAPLTPLHGAPARLIVPGWYGMASVKWLASLEVLTTPFTGYFQRKRYVYDTGADVQAVTTARVKSVITSPIEGTHCPREILVRGWAWSGADAITRVEIGVNLGNGETWRDADLGTAASRYAWTPFTLPLVLPLSTAAAGPVILRSRATDATGATQPEEIIWNRLGYGNNAIRECRIHVTM, from the coding sequence ATGACAGCATCTCTGCTCGTGGTGCGCGCGCATCCGCTGTGCGCCGAAACACCGTCCGAACAGCTCGTCCGGCCGCTGACGCCTGCCGACAGCGTGTATGTGCGCAGCAACTTCGACACGCCCGTACTTGGCCCCGATCATCGCATCGTCGTGGGCGGGGCGGTGGACACACCGCTGACGTTTCCGGTTTCGGCGCTCGGCGCGATGCCGCAGCACGCCGTGGTGATGACGCTCGAGTGCGCGGGTAACAGCCGACTCGGCATGACCCCGGTGCCACCGGGAGAGCCCTGGGGATTTGGCGCGGTGAGCACCACCGTGTGGTCGGGCGTTCCGCTGTGCATGGTGCTCGAACGGGTCGGCATTCATGACGAGGCCGTGGAGTTGCTTGCGGTGGCCGCCGATCATGGACCGCGGGATGATGCGGAAGGTGATGTGCGCTTCGCCCGGTCGTTGCCCATCGATGTGGCCATGCATCCGGACACACTCATCGCCACGCACATGGCCGGTGCACCGCTCACGCCATTGCATGGTGCTCCCGCCCGTCTCATCGTGCCGGGATGGTACGGCATGGCCAGCGTGAAGTGGCTCGCTTCGCTCGAAGTGCTCACCACGCCGTTCACGGGCTACTTCCAGCGGAAACGGTATGTCTACGATACCGGCGCAGATGTCCAGGCCGTGACCACCGCACGCGTGAAGTCGGTCATCACGTCACCCATCGAGGGTACGCACTGTCCCCGCGAGATTCTGGTGCGTGGCTGGGCATGGTCGGGCGCCGACGCCATCACGCGTGTCGAGATCGGTGTGAACCTCGGCAACGGCGAGACCTGGCGCGATGCCGATCTCGGAACGGCCGCCTCGCGTTATGCCTGGACACCGTTCACCCTGCCACTCGTGCTGCCGCTCTCCACAGCCGCGGCAGGGCCGGTCATCCTGCGCAGTCGGGCCACCGACGCGACGGGCGCGACGCAGCCCGAAGAGATCATCTGGAACCGACTCGGCTACGGGAACAACGCCATTCGCGAATGTCGCATTCACGTGACCATGTGA
- a CDS encoding patatin-like phospholipase family protein: MRSTILVVMAVMATAMSNGCAAVHRPPATLASLQQDAAELGVRDRTVRDSIIARLVRRVERRGDRTLDILMLSGGGQNGAFGVGFLRGWSTRTDTPMPRFDLVTGISTGALQAPYALLGSKASLDTISALYARAATSIAPTIDWWFWLRRTGGLVNTKRFERTIANAIDGQFRDELRSAFAEDRQIVFGTADFDLGIGRLWSLGDEIGSDSAGLYRAQSLLRAATAIPGIFPPLIIDGHVHADGGVVENVLTTLTFADYQQLGRALAARGLGDVTVRLWVVMNLWSHAGPRVIDPASRKQITSRSTTLLLFLHQPATLVGLADLSRAVSADVRGVRLELRLATLPAEESVTPGAEKLFDKRFMQRLDSIGFAKATGVAPWDSVPSAFRRPERVAR, encoded by the coding sequence ATGCGATCGACGATTCTTGTCGTCATGGCCGTGATGGCAACCGCAATGTCGAATGGCTGTGCCGCCGTGCATCGTCCTCCGGCCACGCTCGCGTCGCTGCAGCAGGATGCCGCGGAGCTCGGCGTACGTGATCGCACCGTACGTGATTCGATCATCGCCCGTCTCGTGCGTCGGGTCGAACGCCGCGGCGATCGCACACTCGATATTCTGATGCTCTCCGGCGGTGGACAGAACGGCGCCTTCGGTGTCGGGTTTCTTCGTGGATGGAGCACACGCACCGATACTCCCATGCCACGCTTCGATCTCGTCACCGGGATCAGCACAGGCGCTTTGCAGGCACCGTATGCCCTGCTCGGGAGCAAGGCCTCGCTGGACACCATCTCCGCGCTGTACGCGCGTGCTGCCACGTCCATCGCACCCACCATCGACTGGTGGTTCTGGTTGCGGCGCACGGGTGGCCTCGTGAATACGAAACGCTTCGAACGCACCATCGCCAACGCCATCGATGGGCAATTCCGCGACGAATTGCGTAGCGCCTTCGCCGAAGACCGCCAGATCGTCTTCGGCACGGCCGATTTTGACCTGGGTATCGGGCGTCTCTGGTCACTGGGTGACGAGATCGGCAGCGACAGCGCGGGACTGTACCGGGCGCAGTCGCTGCTGCGCGCCGCCACGGCCATTCCCGGCATCTTTCCGCCGCTGATCATCGACGGACATGTGCACGCCGACGGTGGGGTGGTGGAGAACGTACTCACCACGCTCACCTTTGCGGACTATCAGCAGCTCGGGCGGGCACTCGCGGCACGCGGACTGGGCGACGTGACCGTGCGACTCTGGGTCGTGATGAATCTCTGGTCGCATGCCGGTCCGCGCGTCATCGATCCGGCCAGCCGCAAACAGATCACGAGTCGCTCCACCACGTTGCTGCTCTTTCTTCATCAGCCGGCCACACTCGTTGGGCTGGCCGATCTCTCGCGGGCCGTATCGGCCGATGTTCGCGGAGTGCGTCTCGAACTCAGACTGGCCACGCTGCCCGCGGAAGAGTCGGTGACGCCGGGAGCCGAGAAACTTTTCGACAAGCGTTTCATGCAACGTCTCGACTCCATCGGGTTCGCCAAGGCCACCGGCGTCGCTCCCTGGGACAGCGTTCCCAGTGCCTTCCGGCGTCCGGAGCGCGTGGCGCGGTGA
- a CDS encoding YigZ family protein: MSDLRYPVPADRHRIEQVIDRSRFLCTIERVRTVEEAQAFIREMNAEFPDATHNCWAYVVGTPGSTDRIGMSDDGEPHGTAGRPMLTVLAHCGIGEIAAVVTRYFGGIKLGTGGLVKAYSGAVQEALASLPTVERVDTVTVGFHVGYHQIGAVQQLLPTVDAEMLEQRFEADAAFRVRLPRDRFPALEAAVQNLLRGAAVFERESD, from the coding sequence GTGAGCGACCTGCGTTATCCGGTGCCGGCCGATCGGCACCGGATCGAACAGGTCATCGATCGCAGTCGATTTCTGTGCACCATCGAACGGGTGCGCACCGTTGAGGAGGCGCAGGCGTTCATTCGCGAGATGAACGCCGAGTTTCCCGATGCCACGCACAACTGCTGGGCCTATGTCGTGGGCACGCCCGGCAGCACCGATCGCATCGGCATGAGCGATGATGGCGAGCCGCATGGCACGGCCGGTCGACCCATGCTCACGGTGCTCGCACACTGCGGCATCGGCGAAATCGCCGCCGTCGTGACGCGGTACTTCGGCGGCATCAAGCTCGGCACCGGTGGCCTCGTGAAGGCGTACAGTGGCGCCGTGCAGGAAGCCCTGGCATCACTGCCCACCGTGGAGCGGGTCGATACCGTCACGGTGGGCTTTCACGTGGGATACCACCAGATCGGTGCCGTGCAGCAACTGCTGCCCACGGTCGATGCCGAGATGCTGGAGCAGCGTTTCGAAGCCGATGCGGCGTTTCGTGTCCGGCTGCCCCGTGACCGATTCCCCGCGCTCGAAGCCGCCGTGCAGAACCTCCTGCGCGGTGCTGCCGTCTTCGAGCGCGAATCCGATTGA
- a CDS encoding cupin domain-containing protein, with translation MTDVRKIAWEDIEIEEMSPAIGRRLIYTPSQMLAHVYLRKGALVPAHEHHNEQFTYIISGGLRFWIGEHADNPGDTYVDVRAGEVLVIPGMVRHRAEALEDTIDVDIFNPPRQDWIDKDDSYLRGGK, from the coding sequence ATGACCGACGTTCGCAAGATCGCCTGGGAAGACATCGAGATCGAAGAAATGTCGCCCGCCATCGGCCGCCGCCTCATCTACACTCCGTCGCAGATGCTGGCGCACGTGTATCTCAGGAAAGGCGCCCTCGTACCCGCGCACGAGCATCACAACGAACAGTTCACCTACATCATCTCGGGTGGACTGCGCTTCTGGATCGGCGAACATGCCGACAATCCGGGCGACACGTATGTCGACGTGCGCGCCGGAGAAGTGCTGGTGATTCCCGGCATGGTGCGCCATCGTGCCGAAGCGCTCGAAGACACCATCGACGTGGACATCTTCAATCCACCGCGTCAGGACTGGATCGACAAGGACGACAGCTATCTGCGTGGAGGCAAGTAG
- a CDS encoding formate--tetrahydrofolate ligase, whose product MTAIPPRVPSDIEIAQQATMRPITDVAQELGLGADDIDLYGRYKAKLPMAVTAAPPRGRLVLVTAISPTPAGEGKSTVSVGLSQAFRRLGHNAVLCMREPSLGPVFGVKGGAAGGGYSQVLPMDDINLHFTGDFHAISSTHALLAAMLDNHLYHGNELGIDPKRITWPRTIDMNDRALRQAIIGVGAGNGMMREERWVIIPASEIMAIVALASDAEDLERRLGNIVVGTTAGKDKRPIHARDLHATGAMTLLLKDALRPNLVQTLEGGPAILHCGPFGNIAHGCNSLVATRAGLALADIVVTEAGFGSDLGAEKFFDIKCRFGGLNPEAAVLVTTVRSLKMQGGVPKNALDTENLEALERGLPHVAHHVNNVQQFGVPVVVALNRRLTDTDAELQMVADYAASLGVRVALANVWAEGGAGGEALAREVLAQLAEGTAAFRPLYDTARPIREKINTVAQRVYGADGVDFSPAAEKSIDWLEANGMADTPVCMAKTQYSLTDDPSRLGVPTGFRITVNEVYGSAGAGFVVAKCGDIMTMPGLAKKPAAESMRLRADGTIEGLS is encoded by the coding sequence ATGACGGCTATTCCGCCCCGCGTTCCCTCCGATATCGAAATCGCCCAGCAGGCCACCATGCGCCCCATCACCGATGTGGCCCAGGAGCTCGGACTCGGCGCCGACGATATCGATCTTTATGGTCGCTACAAAGCCAAGTTGCCGATGGCCGTGACGGCTGCTCCGCCCCGCGGTCGACTGGTGCTGGTCACGGCCATCAGCCCCACACCGGCCGGTGAAGGCAAGAGCACCGTGAGCGTCGGACTCTCGCAGGCATTCCGCCGACTGGGACACAACGCCGTGCTCTGCATGCGCGAGCCGAGTCTGGGGCCGGTGTTCGGCGTGAAGGGTGGCGCAGCCGGTGGCGGATATTCGCAGGTGCTGCCGATGGACGACATCAACCTGCACTTCACCGGCGACTTCCACGCCATCTCCAGCACCCACGCGCTGCTCGCGGCCATGCTGGACAACCATCTCTACCACGGCAACGAACTGGGCATCGATCCCAAACGCATCACGTGGCCGCGCACCATCGACATGAACGATCGTGCGCTGCGTCAGGCGATCATCGGCGTGGGCGCGGGCAACGGCATGATGCGTGAAGAACGCTGGGTGATCATTCCCGCGAGCGAGATCATGGCGATCGTCGCGCTCGCCTCCGATGCGGAGGATCTGGAACGGCGACTGGGCAACATCGTCGTGGGCACCACCGCCGGAAAGGACAAACGTCCCATTCATGCGCGCGATCTTCACGCCACGGGCGCGATGACGCTGCTGCTCAAGGACGCCCTGCGTCCCAATCTCGTGCAGACACTGGAAGGGGGGCCGGCCATCCTGCACTGCGGCCCGTTCGGCAACATCGCGCACGGCTGCAATTCACTCGTGGCCACGCGGGCCGGACTCGCGCTCGCCGACATCGTGGTGACGGAAGCGGGCTTCGGCAGCGATCTTGGCGCCGAGAAGTTCTTCGACATCAAGTGCCGCTTTGGTGGACTCAACCCCGAGGCCGCGGTGCTGGTGACGACGGTGCGTTCGCTCAAGATGCAGGGCGGTGTGCCGAAGAACGCGCTGGACACCGAGAATCTCGAGGCACTCGAGCGCGGCCTGCCGCACGTCGCGCATCATGTGAACAATGTGCAGCAGTTCGGCGTGCCGGTGGTGGTGGCGCTCAACCGTCGACTGACCGACACCGATGCCGAATTGCAGATGGTAGCCGACTATGCGGCGAGTCTGGGTGTGCGCGTCGCACTGGCCAACGTGTGGGCCGAAGGAGGAGCCGGCGGCGAGGCGCTGGCCCGTGAGGTGCTGGCCCAACTCGCCGAGGGCACGGCGGCATTCCGTCCGCTCTACGACACCGCCCGCCCCATTCGCGAGAAGATCAACACCGTGGCCCAGCGGGTGTACGGCGCCGATGGTGTCGACTTCTCGCCGGCGGCGGAGAAGTCCATCGACTGGCTCGAAGCCAACGGCATGGCGGATACACCGGTGTGCATGGCCAAGACGCAGTATTCGCTGACGGACGATCCGTCACGTCTCGGTGTGCCGACGGGATTCCGCATCACCGTGAACGAGGTGTACGGGTCGGCCGGCGCGGGGTTCGTGGTGGCCAAGTGCGGCGACATCATGACGATGCCCGGACTGGCGAAGAAGCCGGCGGCCGAAAGCATGCGCCTCCGCGCCGACGGTACGATCGAAGGGTTGTCCTGA
- a CDS encoding DEAD/DEAH box helicase encodes MTSFSSLQLHPSLQHGLKDLGFARPTPIQGEAIPPALEGKDVLACAMTGSGKTYAFLLPILHQLMSKPRGHTRALVLTPTRELAAQILESLNDVTTHTPLTGAAIFGGVGMGPQEHAFRSGVDVIIATPGRLLDHFRAPYAKLDHLEYLVLDEADRMLDMGFLPEIKKILRHLPSKKRQTLFFSATMPPPIAALSQEMLNKPVTLNLQRQAAPAKGITQAVYPVSQDLKSALLVALLKRGDMPQALVFTRTKHRANRLASQLVTAGIKAERIHGNRSQSQRTQALAGFKDGTYQVLVATDIAARGIDVEALGHVVNFDVPVAAEDYIHRVGRTARAEATGEAFTFVSPEEEGELKLIERAIKRSLPRVTVPDFDYTAKAQQKLEVPLAERIAEIRKKKAEDRARSAEKAARRVAAQEAEASRKAARETRTSAGSGASSSNRRRRPGQGSGPGAKPGQGSGQGSRRGPSSRNDSPYK; translated from the coding sequence ATGACTTCTTTCAGTTCGTTACAGCTTCACCCGAGTCTCCAGCACGGTCTCAAGGACCTCGGCTTCGCGCGCCCCACGCCCATTCAGGGCGAAGCGATCCCGCCGGCACTCGAGGGCAAGGATGTGCTCGCCTGCGCCATGACCGGCAGCGGCAAGACCTACGCCTTCCTCCTGCCCATCCTGCATCAGCTCATGAGCAAGCCGCGCGGGCATACGCGCGCGCTCGTGCTGACGCCCACGCGCGAGCTGGCGGCGCAGATTCTCGAGAGTCTCAACGATGTCACCACCCATACGCCGCTCACCGGTGCCGCCATCTTCGGTGGGGTGGGCATGGGCCCGCAGGAACACGCCTTCCGCAGCGGCGTGGACGTGATCATCGCCACGCCGGGCCGTCTGCTCGATCACTTCCGCGCGCCGTATGCGAAGCTCGATCATCTCGAGTATCTCGTGCTCGACGAAGCCGATCGCATGCTCGACATGGGCTTCCTGCCCGAGATCAAGAAGATCCTGCGGCATCTGCCGTCGAAGAAGCGGCAGACGCTGTTCTTCAGCGCGACCATGCCGCCGCCGATTGCGGCGCTGTCGCAGGAGATGCTGAACAAGCCGGTCACGCTGAACCTGCAGCGGCAGGCCGCGCCGGCCAAGGGCATCACGCAGGCGGTGTATCCGGTGTCGCAGGATCTCAAGAGCGCCCTGCTGGTGGCGCTGCTCAAGCGTGGGGATATGCCCCAGGCGCTGGTGTTCACGCGCACCAAACATCGCGCCAACCGTCTCGCCAGTCAGCTCGTGACCGCGGGCATCAAGGCCGAGCGCATTCACGGCAATCGGTCGCAGTCGCAGCGCACCCAGGCGCTCGCCGGTTTCAAGGACGGCACGTATCAGGTGCTCGTGGCCACCGATATCGCGGCCCGTGGCATCGACGTGGAAGCCCTGGGGCATGTGGTGAACTTCGACGTGCCGGTCGCGGCCGAGGACTACATCCACCGCGTGGGCCGCACGGCGCGCGCCGAGGCCACGGGTGAAGCGTTCACCTTCGTGAGTCCGGAAGAGGAAGGGGAGCTCAAGCTCATCGAACGCGCCATCAAGCGTTCGTTGCCGCGGGTGACCGTTCCCGATTTCGACTACACCGCAAAGGCGCAGCAGAAACTCGAAGTGCCGCTCGCCGAACGCATCGCCGAGATCCGCAAGAAGAAGGCGGAAGACCGGGCTCGGTCGGCCGAGAAGGCCGCCCGCCGCGTGGCGGCGCAGGAGGCGGAAGCCTCCCGCAAGGCGGCCAGGGAAACCCGGACTTCGGCGGGTAGTGGAGCGTCGTCTTCCAATCGGCGTCGGCGTCCGGGGCAGGGGTCAGGCCCCGGTGCGAAGCCGGGACAGGGCTCGGGCCAGGGCAGCCGGCGCGGTCCCTCGTCCCGCAACGATTCGCCATACAAGTGA
- a CDS encoding SET domain-containing protein-lysine N-methyltransferase, whose product MAPAASLPFEVRRSGIQGMGGFATRPIPAGTRIIEYAGERLTPAEAEARYPDATGERHHTFLFAIDDEVVVDAAVNGNEARFLNHSCAPNCDAVIDDGRIWIEAIHDIEVGEELVYDYAYVLEERHTPAAKKRFPCHCGAITCRGTILAKKR is encoded by the coding sequence ATGGCCCCGGCTGCTTCACTGCCTTTCGAGGTGCGCCGCTCCGGCATCCAGGGCATGGGCGGCTTCGCCACGCGCCCCATTCCGGCCGGCACACGCATCATCGAATACGCGGGCGAGCGGCTCACGCCCGCGGAAGCCGAGGCGCGTTATCCGGATGCCACAGGTGAACGCCATCACACGTTCCTCTTTGCCATCGACGACGAGGTGGTCGTGGACGCGGCGGTGAACGGCAACGAGGCGCGGTTCCTCAATCACTCCTGCGCACCCAACTGCGATGCGGTCATCGACGACGGCCGCATCTGGATCGAAGCCATCCACGACATCGAAGTGGGCGAGGAACTGGTGTACGACTACGCCTACGTGCTCGAGGAACGGCACACCCCGGCCGCGAAGAAGCGTTTCCCCTGCCACTGCGGCGCCATCACCTGTCGCGGCACCATTCTCGCCAAGAAGCGATAG
- a CDS encoding NAD(P)H-binding protein, which yields MSIAVFGSSGRLGQAFIRQATAAELTLRLHYRAKPSEEVPQESTVVVGSLSDPTAVREVLRGAEAAVVMLGPKPDARVPFCAESTKVIIETMKTLGQSRLLVVTGAMIGGMPSNVSIGMRLLALGVRRMAAEGLMEDRDEQERLVRASRLDGWTVIKPPRLTDGSTPVPVQAGPTRSIGLLSSISRVSLAEWIVQELRNQQFPQQAVYVAE from the coding sequence ATGAGCATCGCGGTCTTCGGGTCGTCCGGCCGGTTGGGGCAGGCATTCATCCGGCAGGCCACCGCCGCCGAACTCACGTTGCGCCTGCACTATCGCGCCAAACCCTCCGAGGAAGTGCCTCAGGAAAGCACCGTGGTGGTGGGCTCCCTCTCCGACCCGACCGCCGTGCGCGAAGTGCTCCGCGGCGCCGAAGCCGCCGTGGTGATGCTGGGTCCCAAACCCGATGCGCGGGTGCCATTCTGCGCCGAGTCCACGAAGGTCATCATCGAAACGATGAAGACGCTCGGGCAATCGCGTCTGCTCGTGGTCACGGGCGCGATGATCGGCGGGATGCCGTCCAATGTGTCCATCGGCATGCGATTGCTCGCCCTCGGGGTGCGCCGCATGGCGGCCGAGGGACTGATGGAAGATCGCGACGAGCAGGAGCGCCTCGTGCGCGCGAGCCGGCTCGATGGGTGGACGGTGATCAAGCCGCCCCGTCTCACCGATGGCAGCACGCCCGTGCCCGTGCAGGCCGGCCCGACACGGTCCATCGGTCTCCTGAGCAGCATCTCCCGCGTTTCACTCGCCGAGTGGATCGTGCAGGAGCTTCGGAACCAGCAGTTTCCGCAGCAGGCCGTATACGTGGCAGAGTAG
- a CDS encoding YaeQ family protein, with protein MALTSTMYSLKVELAHVDRGVYESLDFRMAMHPSESPEYFVARLLAYCLEYAEGIGFSRGVSDPDDPTISVRDLTGTITTWIEIGLPDAARLHKASKAAPRVAVYTHRDPMVWLRQIGGERIHRVEHIAAYQFDRDLIDALVERLDRRMTFSLSVTDGTLFLDIGGATLTGQMTPISLVPT; from the coding sequence ATGGCGCTGACATCCACCATGTACTCGTTGAAAGTCGAACTCGCGCACGTCGATCGCGGCGTGTACGAGTCACTCGACTTTCGCATGGCCATGCACCCCTCGGAGTCACCCGAGTACTTCGTGGCGCGACTGCTGGCCTATTGTCTCGAATACGCCGAGGGCATTGGATTCTCCCGTGGTGTCTCCGATCCGGACGATCCCACCATCAGTGTGCGTGATCTGACGGGAACCATCACCACGTGGATCGAGATCGGCCTTCCCGACGCTGCGCGTCTGCACAAGGCCAGCAAGGCCGCCCCGCGTGTGGCCGTGTACACGCATCGCGATCCCATGGTGTGGCTGCGGCAGATCGGCGGTGAACGCATCCATCGGGTGGAGCACATCGCCGCGTACCAGTTCGATCGTGACCTCATCGATGCACTGGTGGAACGGCTCGATCGCCGCATGACCTTCAGTCTGTCGGTCACCGACGGCACGCTGTTTCTCGATATCGGGGGGGCTACCCTGACAGGGCAGATGACGCCCATTTCGCTGGTGCCCACATGA
- a CDS encoding branched-chain amino acid transaminase — MSRITETQWIWRDGQFVPWADATIHVLSHSVQFGSSAFEGIRCYDTPKGPAIFRLREHLERLLNSCKIYRMDVPYSIDDLVAASRELVVRNGIESCYIRPMVVRGYGTAGMVPIGSPIEVYIPCWPWGAYLGDEALEAGVDACVSSWHRVEPNTIPAMAKIAGNYLSGQLIKMEALANGYAEGIALSPSGMVGEGSGQNVFVVSKGTLLTGPLDGSILGGITRATIIQIAQDLGIPVKEFHIPREMLYMADEVFFTGTAAELTPVRSIDRIQIGAGKVGPITKQLQQQYLGIAKGTIEDRHGWLTHCG, encoded by the coding sequence ATGAGCCGCATCACCGAGACGCAGTGGATCTGGCGCGACGGCCAGTTCGTACCCTGGGCCGACGCCACGATCCACGTGCTCAGTCATTCCGTGCAGTTCGGGTCGTCCGCGTTCGAGGGCATCCGTTGTTACGACACGCCCAAAGGACCGGCGATCTTCCGTCTGCGCGAACACCTCGAGCGCCTGCTGAATTCGTGCAAGATCTATCGCATGGATGTGCCGTACTCGATCGATGATCTGGTCGCGGCGTCGCGCGAACTGGTGGTGCGCAATGGCATCGAGTCGTGCTACATCCGCCCCATGGTCGTGCGGGGATACGGCACGGCCGGCATGGTGCCCATCGGTTCGCCCATCGAGGTGTACATCCCGTGCTGGCCGTGGGGCGCCTACCTCGGCGACGAAGCGCTCGAAGCCGGTGTGGACGCGTGTGTGTCGAGCTGGCATCGCGTGGAGCCCAACACCATCCCCGCGATGGCCAAGATCGCCGGCAACTATCTGAGCGGTCAGCTCATCAAGATGGAAGCGCTGGCCAACGGGTACGCCGAAGGCATCGCCCTCTCGCCCAGCGGCATGGTGGGTGAAGGCTCGGGGCAGAACGTGTTCGTCGTGTCCAAGGGCACGCTGCTCACCGGTCCGCTCGACGGCTCCATTCTGGGTGGCATCACGCGTGCGACGATCATCCAGATCGCGCAGGACCTCGGCATTCCGGTCAAGGAATTCCACATCCCGCGCGAGATGCTGTACATGGCCGACGAAGTGTTCTTCACCGGCACCGCCGCCGAGCTCACGCCGGTGCGCAGCATCGATCGCATCCAGATCGGCGCCGGCAAGGTGGGCCCCATCACCAAGCAGTTGCAGCAGCAGTACCTTGGCATTGCCAAGGGAACCATCGAAGATCGCCATGGGTGGTTGACGCACTGCGGCTGA